The genomic segment CGGCGATCATCAATAGTTTTTTCGCTGCCTTTATTACACGAAAAGAAGGAGCAAAAAACGAAATACCATTTACCAATCCCATTCCTGAAAGTGAGCAATTGAAACTGTCGCCAGAGGAACGGCTCTCTAGTTACGAGTTGGGGCCGGGAACCATCAACATGTTGGCAGAAGGCGAGGAAGTGACCTTTGGCGATCCTACGCATCCGAATGCTGGCTTTGATTCGTTTACAAAGGTCATGGCACAGTTAGCAGGCGCAGCGCTGGACATGCCATATGAAGTGCTGCTTTCTGTATTCAACAGTAGCTATTCAGCGAGTCGAGCTGCACTCTTGCAAGCGTGGAGATCCTTCCGGGACCGTCGTGATTGGTTCTCGCATGATTTCTGTCAGCCGGTCTACGAGACATGGTTGTTTGAAGCCGTGGCAACCGGACGTATTAAGGCACCTGGATTCTTTAACGATCCAGTCATGCGAAAGCTTTGGAGCCAAGCCATTTGGATTGGACCAAGTCCTGGTCAAATCGACCCTGAGAAAGAAGTAGATGCTGCGGTGAAACGAATCAACAACGGATTTAGCACGCACGAACGGGAAACGGCGGAGCTCACAGGGATGGATTGGGATAGCAATATTGACGTGCTGACGCGCGAGTGGGAAGCGCGTCGGGATCTGCCACAAGCACATATTCCGGGCATGAAAGGAGGTGACAAACAAAATGCCAAAACGGATTGAAGTTAGAGGCGTAATCATACCGAATGACCATCAATGGATTTATGACTTATTCGAAATGGATGCAACAAGCCCTGGAAAAATATCGAAAGCGATCGCGGAAGCAAACGGCGATGATCTTGAGGTCATTATCAACTCAGGTGGTGGTGATGTTTATTCGGGCAGTGAAATCTATACCATGCTGAAAAGTCATCCAGCTGGTGTTGACGTCCAAATCGTCGGTGTGGCAGCTAGTGCTGCTTCTGTCGCGTCCATGGGTGGAAAGAAGGTCAGAATGTCACCAACGGCACAATTCATGATTCACAACGCAAAGACTCGGACTCAGGGAGATAAGTGGGAGCATCGGCACACAGCGGATTTCCTACAGGCGGTCGATAAGTCCATCGCGAATGCATACCGGCTAAAAACAGGGTTGTCTCAGAAGGAATTGAGTACCCTCATGAACCGCGAAACGTGGATGACGGCACAAGAAGCATTGGCAAAAGGGTTTATCGATGAAATCATGTTCGACGATTCGAATCAGCTCAGTGCTGTCGCACATGCAGGCATCGAAATGATTCCCCAACAGGTGATAGATCGTGTCCGAAATGAAATTATGAAGTTCCAAACGGAAGGAGCGAGCATTATGCAAGTAACCAATCAAACTCAAGTAATCGATCCACAACCACCGACAGCATCAAATGCAGCACCACAACCACCTGCACCGAATCAGGAACAAAATACTCAAGATGCAGCTGCACAAGAGAGGGAGCGCCTTCGCGCCATTGACGCTATTGCAGCAAATATTGATCCTGCTTTGGTAAACGAGGCTAAGTATGGGGAAAACCCAATGACAGCAGCAGATCTGGCGCTTAAGGCTATGCAAGAAGGCAAGATGATTAATAACGGCTTATTCAATGCGGCAGTAGCAGCTAATCAAGCGTCTGGAGCTCTTGATGTGACAGCTCAACCACAACAACAAAACACGGAAAAAGAGTATGACTTGAACAACTTGAAAGACGTGAATGCAGTCTTCCAGCAACTCGCACATGCACATTCAATGCAGCGCCTACAAAGATAAGGAGGAATAACCATGGCAAACATTTCTACTACATTTGGCACGGTGGATAATCAGTCCTTTTTCGCGGGAACGGAAGTGTCCGCAATGACCACAGCAGTGACATTACTTGCTGGTCAAGGGAAGCTCAAACGCGGATCGGTACTCGGCAAGATCACAGCCAACGGGAAATATGCGTTGGTAAACAAAGCAGCAACAGACGGAAGTCAGATCGCGTCATTGGTTTTATCTGAGGACGTGGATACAACCGGATCTGATGTAAACGCAGTAGCGTATAAAACAGGTGTTTTCCGGTATGATGCCCTGAAAGTTGCTGCCGGCGACTCAGTGGCTAACCACAAAGATGAGCTTCGCACTGTCAATATTCATTACAAAACTGATCGGGGGTAAACAATCGTGAAAATTAGACAATCCGCCATTGCAGGACGCTTTATGAGTCCACAAAATGCCGCGACCGTTACAGGTGGCAGCATCAGCATCTATGAACCACAAACAATGCTTCCATCGTTTCAACGAAGAATGCCAGTTACAACGTTCCTTCGGGACATGTTCTTCCCTGGAGAGACGACTTTCGATACAAAGCATGTCCTAGTGGATTTCTACAAAAATCGCCAGCGTGTAGCTCCACTGGTTGCAGAAGGCAGCATGCCGATTAATATCAAACGGGATGGATTTGAGACGAAGATTTATACACCGCCTTACATCAATCTTTCGTCGCCAATTGATATCGGTATGCTGCAAAATCGGATGCTTGGTGAATCGGTTTTCGGCGGTATGTCACCGGATGATCGTGCTGTCCAGCAGATGAACCGCGACTTTTTGGAACTGTCCGACATGATCACACGTCGAGAAGAACTGATGGATGCAGAGTTGCTGCAAACCGGTAAGGTAACGGTGGCCGGTTACATTGATGATGCCGCAACCATCGTGCGGACAGATACGATTGACTATGGCTTTGAAAACACCATCAATCTGACAGGCGGTAGTCAGTGGAACCAAACGACTTCCAAAAAGTACGAAGACTTGGAGGAAGCGGTCAGAAAATCTCGTAAGGCTGGATACAATCCAACCATCGCGCTTCTTGGTGATGAGGCGTGGGCTAATCTTCGAGCAGACGATAATTTTATGACGAAGTTCATGGATCTGCGATACGCACAATTTGGAACAATCAATCCACAGCTCAGTATCGAGAGCGGCAATGGATACACGTACATTGGTCGATTGACTGAACTTGGCCTTGATTTGTACCGATACGACGCTTGGTATTTTGATGAGACAACACAGACGCTTAAACCATACATCGATCCTGAGAAGATTATTGTCGCGCCAAGAAACATTGGAGAAATGTTGTACGGTGCGAATACTTTCATCCCAGAAGATAGCATCAACTACGTAACAGTCGAAGCGACACGCGCGACAAAGGTAACCGTCAACCGTGATACAGATGTGAAATCTCTCATCGTGAAGAGCCGTCCATTGCCGAAGCCGTTTGACGTATCTGCATGGTCTGTTATCAAAACGCGCGCGTAGGAGGAAACTATCATGCGATTTCAAGTGCAAATTGGAACAGTGAAGCATAATGGTGTCTTTCATGAGAAGGGCGCCATTTTTAATGCTCACAAAAAGGATGTAGCGCATCTGATCGGTGAAGGGGTGGTAGTGCTGTTTGAAGAGACTGAACCTGACAGAGAAACTGATAGTGATGTAGGATCTGATGAAGTAACGAGCGAGGATATGGAACAGGACGAGCATTCTGACGATAATCAAGAGCTTAATTTGAATCTTGATACGAACGAATTGATTGTAGGTGCGCCTAAAGGTGGGAAAGGCAAAGACAAATGAGCACATTCAAGGATCAACTAAAGGCGGATGCTGCTGTCTTTCTCAATCCAGGTGAATTTGCAGATCAAATCGACATCGATGGGAAGAAGATTACCGGATTGATTGAACCTGTCGCAATCGGTGAGGGGAATCGATCGTATTCCTACCCGACCCATGACCGTGAATACACGGAAGAAATAATGCTCTATGTGAACCGAGCCGATTTCACATTCATTCCAGCAGTTGGACACACGTTAAAAATCAATAAAAAAGCGTATGTGGTCGTAGCTCCACCTGCTGATTTTGAGGGTATTTTGGAAATCCGCCTTGGCGGGAATTCAAACCCATGATTGATTTCGACAACTCCATTAAACAGAGGCTGAATGAAGCAGCAAATCTTCTGGCCCATATTCCGAAACAGATTCCAAAGGTACAGGCACGGGCCATGAACCGTGCCCTGTCCAGCGGGAAAACGGAAGCGGCTGCCAGGGTGAGGGATACGTACCTTGTCCGAAAAAAAGACGTCAGCGAGACAATGGAGATCAAAAAAGCTTCCGCGAATGATCTGGATGGCAGTCTGGAATCAAAGGGTCATGTGATGCCACTGATTCGGTTCCGTGTTACGCCGAAATCACCGCAACCTGGTAGGAAAAAACCCATCTTGGCTCAAGTATTACGAGCTGGCGGGAAATCTCCGATTCCTGGCGCGTTTGTTGCGAAAGTCAGAAATGTGGCTTCCGTATACAGACGAACGACACCGAAGAGGTTTCCAATCAAAGGACTCTATGCGCCTGCTGTACCGCAAATGCTAGACAACGAGAAGGTACGAAAATCAATACAGAATAAAATGCTGGAGACATTGGACAAGCGTCTCGAGCATGAAATAGGACGGGTGCTAGATGGTTAATGTTGTCCTAGTTAACAAGCTAAAAGAGCGTATTGAAACGCTTGTGAAAGATTTTGTGCTACCCACCAACATAGATGGCCACGATCACAAAGCACCACAGGTAGTTAGCGGGTTTCTGAGTGAGAGCAAACAATCACCTGTAGCTGATCCGCAAGAAATCAAAGCGGAGCTGCCCGCCGTTGTTGTTCGTTTTCGGAGAGAGAACGACGGGAGGCAGGCAAACATCGTTAAAATTCGAGTAATCGTCATCACATACAGCGAAGATGAACAAAACGGCTGGATTGATAGCCTGAATGTAGCGAATCGGATAAAGATTGGGTTAAAAAGAGATCCAATCATTGACGATCGCTTTCAGATCGATGACGAATCTTTCGAAACGGAGCAACCAGACGAGCAACCATTCCCAGAATGGGCGACATACATCACGTTCGATGTCTTTGTACCACAAGTACAGTCCGAATTTGATTGGGAGGAATTTTATAAATGAGCAAAGCAGAATCAAAGGTGACTGCAAAAGAACCAATGCACGTCATCTACTGCGGGAGTAGTTTACGTGACGGCACTCTGCATCGATACGCACTATTTACAGACGGAATTCCACAACATCTAAGCAAGCACATCGAAGCGTGTCCAGTCATCAAGAAAATGTTTGTGCCTGTAGAAAAGCTGTCCCAAGCAGAAGCGGCGATCAGAGATCATGGAACCCCGGAGAGTGTCTTTTTCCAGCAGACCGCTGATTACGCCGCAGGAAAGAGAGTTGAAGAATAGTGGCATATAAACACCAGGTATCTATCTCAGAAAGTGGTACGAGTGTCCTTTCGCCTGTTGAAGCTGCAGCCGGATTGCCCGTCTATTTCGGTACGGCTCCTATCCATTTGACAGACAATCCATCCGCATATGTGAATAAGCCGGTACTGGCCTACAGCTATGAGGAAGCGGTAAAGGCCCTTGGATACCATTCCGACTGGAACGACTATACACTATGCGAGGCTATCAAAGCTCAATTTCAGCTTTTTAACGTTGCGCCTGCTGTATTTGTCAACGTGCTTGATCCTTCCATCCACAAGGAGAACGTGGCGGACAGCGCGATTACTCTCTCATCAGGTAAATACACAATTGCTGTTGACGGCGTGCTACTGTCGACCCTGATCGTAAAACTCACTGGTGCGGGTAATGCTTTGGTGCGAAATAAGGACTATACAGTTGTATTCAATGGATTAGGGCATCCTGTAATTTCTCGCGTGGATGGTGGGGATATTCCGGCGAACCAAACCTCATTGACTGTATCCTACGATAAACTCACGCCTTCCACCGTAACAGAAGCACAAATCATTGGTGGAATCGATTCAGGAACAGGCAAGGTGACAGGACTAGAGTTGATCAACAAGATTTTTCCGTTGTATCGACTTGTACCTGGGCAAATTGTCGTCCCGAAACACTCGAAAAAGCCAGCCGTTGCGGCAGTCATGAAAGCAAAATCAGTAGGCATTAATAGTTTGTTCAAGGCAATGGCGATTGCCGATATCGATTCATCTTCAACAGGAGCTGGCGTTTACACAGAAGCACCAGCATGGAAAAACAACAACAATTTCAGTGACCCACACCTAGTGGCCTGCTATTTGAAAGCGAAATTGGGCGACGAGATTTATCATTTGTCTACGCAATTTGCAGCGTTGAATAGCAAAGTCATGGCTGAAAACGGCAACGTTCCCTATGTATCGCCTTCCAACAAAAACATTCAAGCGAACGCTGTCGTAAATGAAGCTGATACGGAAATCAACCTCGGCGTAGATCAAGCAGCCTATCTTAATGGTGAGGGGATTGTCACGGCAATCAATTTCGTCGGTGGATGGAAGATGTGGGGAAATAACACGTCTGTCTATCCAGCCCATACAGATGTGAAGGACAGATTCATTCCCGTCCGTCAGATGTTCAACTGGATCGGAAACACGCTTATCTTGACCCATTGGCAAGTGGTGGACGATCCAACAAACAGAAGGCTGATTGACACGGTTGTGGACTCAACAAACATCTGGTTGAATGGACTGACAGCGCAAGGTTCCATACTCGGCGGGCGTGTAGAATTTAGA from the Brevibacillus brevis genome contains:
- a CDS encoding head maturation protease, ClpP-related: MPKRIEVRGVIIPNDHQWIYDLFEMDATSPGKISKAIAEANGDDLEVIINSGGGDVYSGSEIYTMLKSHPAGVDVQIVGVAASAASVASMGGKKVRMSPTAQFMIHNAKTRTQGDKWEHRHTADFLQAVDKSIANAYRLKTGLSQKELSTLMNRETWMTAQEALAKGFIDEIMFDDSNQLSAVAHAGIEMIPQQVIDRVRNEIMKFQTEGASIMQVTNQTQVIDPQPPTASNAAPQPPAPNQEQNTQDAAAQERERLRAIDAIAANIDPALVNEAKYGENPMTAADLALKAMQEGKMINNGLFNAAVAANQASGALDVTAQPQQQNTEKEYDLNNLKDVNAVFQQLAHAHSMQRLQR
- a CDS encoding major capsid protein: MKIRQSAIAGRFMSPQNAATVTGGSISIYEPQTMLPSFQRRMPVTTFLRDMFFPGETTFDTKHVLVDFYKNRQRVAPLVAEGSMPINIKRDGFETKIYTPPYINLSSPIDIGMLQNRMLGESVFGGMSPDDRAVQQMNRDFLELSDMITRREELMDAELLQTGKVTVAGYIDDAATIVRTDTIDYGFENTINLTGGSQWNQTTSKKYEDLEEAVRKSRKAGYNPTIALLGDEAWANLRADDNFMTKFMDLRYAQFGTINPQLSIESGNGYTYIGRLTELGLDLYRYDAWYFDETTQTLKPYIDPEKIIVAPRNIGEMLYGANTFIPEDSINYVTVEATRATKVTVNRDTDVKSLIVKSRPLPKPFDVSAWSVIKTRA
- a CDS encoding head decoration protein, with product MANISTTFGTVDNQSFFAGTEVSAMTTAVTLLAGQGKLKRGSVLGKITANGKYALVNKAATDGSQIASLVLSEDVDTTGSDVNAVAYKTGVFRYDALKVAAGDSVANHKDELRTVNIHYKTDRG
- a CDS encoding phage tail protein, with product MIDFDNSIKQRLNEAANLLAHIPKQIPKVQARAMNRALSSGKTEAAARVRDTYLVRKKDVSETMEIKKASANDLDGSLESKGHVMPLIRFRVTPKSPQPGRKKPILAQVLRAGGKSPIPGAFVAKVRNVASVYRRTTPKRFPIKGLYAPAVPQMLDNEKVRKSIQNKMLETLDKRLEHEIGRVLDG
- a CDS encoding sugar transporter, which translates into the protein MSTFKDQLKADAAVFLNPGEFADQIDIDGKKITGLIEPVAIGEGNRSYSYPTHDREYTEEIMLYVNRADFTFIPAVGHTLKINKKAYVVVAPPADFEGILEIRLGGNSNP
- a CDS encoding phage tail sheath family protein, with product MAYKHQVSISESGTSVLSPVEAAAGLPVYFGTAPIHLTDNPSAYVNKPVLAYSYEEAVKALGYHSDWNDYTLCEAIKAQFQLFNVAPAVFVNVLDPSIHKENVADSAITLSSGKYTIAVDGVLLSTLIVKLTGAGNALVRNKDYTVVFNGLGHPVISRVDGGDIPANQTSLTVSYDKLTPSTVTEAQIIGGIDSGTGKVTGLELINKIFPLYRLVPGQIVVPKHSKKPAVAAVMKAKSVGINSLFKAMAIADIDSSSTGAGVYTEAPAWKNNNNFSDPHLVACYLKAKLGDEIYHLSTQFAALNSKVMAENGNVPYVSPSNKNIQANAVVNEADTEINLGVDQAAYLNGEGIVTAINFVGGWKMWGNNTSVYPAHTDVKDRFIPVRQMFNWIGNTLILTHWQVVDDPTNRRLIDTVVDSTNIWLNGLTAQGSILGGRVEFRAADNPVTSLLDGKVSYRLFLAAPVPAENIEFKLEFDVAYLQNLFAA